A region of the Desulfobacter postgatei 2ac9 genome:
TGAAATAATAGGAGAAGCTGCTGCGAATGTACCTCGGGAAATCCAGAATTTGTATGTGGATATTCCCTGGTATCAGATGAAAGGAATGCGAAATATTCTTATCCATGAATATTTCGGCGTTGATAATGATGTGCTGTGGAATACCATTCAGAAAGATTTGCCTGTATTAAAGGAAAAGCTTCAAGCCGTTGAACTTTGAAAACTACGCCCTAAGGGTAAGCAAATAGCATTTAAAAAACGGAAATCCTTTCAGGTGATCTTCCGGGGTAGCAGGGATGGCATGTGTCGGAAGAATTGCAGTGCAGTGCGGGAGACCCAATGCGGTTACGGTGAAGGGCCGTTAACTGATGGATATAAGGATATCCGAAATTCCATGGGGCTGTATTGGGAGTCGGAGGGGTTCATAGTACCGATTGAGGCTGAGGGACAACATAACCCCGGCCAAGGAAAGGGACCCTACTTTGTTCACGTAACTAACGAGCGGAGGATCAGGAGATTGCAATATGCTACTAACTCCGAATAGGATCAGGACGCTTCAGAGGAAGCTCTATTGTAAGGCCAAGCCAAGCAGTCAACGAGCGCAAGCCTTACGATGAAGAACATGGGAAAGCCGTGTACGGGAAAACCGTATGCACTGTTTGATGAGGGAGCACTGAGGATGCAAGGCCTTTGGAACACGTAGTAGCCGCGTGCGGCAAGGCGTCTCGAATATAAAAAGGGCTGAAGAAACCGGCCGATTCAGTGCTCTACTCTACCCCGAATTCCCTGTTTACAAAATATGCCTGCATTCTCAGAAACATCAATAAGCCAAGCTTGACCCAGACAACAGGAGGCAACCATGCCCATAGCGACCGCTTATGAAAAAGGAAATCTCTACCAGATCCCCATCACGGATTTGAAGCCAGACCCTGACCAGCCCCGCAAGGTGATAGACCCCGAAGCCCTTGCCGAGCTTGTCACATCCATTGAAAAATACGGCATCATCCAGCCCCTCCTTTTCCGGGACGCCGGCGAAGGAAGCCTCTTCATCGTTGCCGGTGAGCGCCGCTGGTAGGCCGCAAAGCAGATCGGCCTGACCACCCTGCCCGCCATCTTTGTTCAGGGAAACCATGCCGAAATCGCCCTGGTCGAAAGCCTCCAGCGCCAGGACCTGACCTCCGTCGAAGAAGCCGAAGCCCTTCAGCGCCTGATGGACGAGCAGAATTTCACCCAGGAACAACTCGGCGGCATTGTGGGCAAAGCCAGGACCACGGTCCGGGACATCCTCACCATCAACAGACTGCCCCAGACCATCCGGGACGAATGCCGGGGGGACCGGACCATTACCCGCCAGACCCTCATTGAGATCGCCCGCAAAAAGCAGGAACGCAGCATGATCACGGCCTACAAAGCCTTCCGCTTAAAGCAACAGAAGACCCTGGAAACCGGAGAAAAAGCCCCGGACAAACCCAAGGGAAAAGACCTGAACGACCCGGCTGCTGCTCTGGAATTTGTCCAAAAAATAGATGCAAAAATCGCCAATATC
Encoded here:
- a CDS encoding HepT-like ribonuclease domain-containing protein, producing the protein MSSRSWKFRIEDIIEALDRIFHYVKDLNYDGWMKDQKTIDAVIRNLEIIGEAAANVPREIQNLYVDIPWYQMKGMRNILIHEYFGVDNDVLWNTIQKDLPVLKEKLQAVEL
- a CDS encoding ParB N-terminal domain-containing protein, whose translation is MPIATAYEKGNLYQIPITDLKPDPDQPRKVIDPEALAELVTSIEKYGIIQPLLFRDAGEGSLFIVAGERRW